One region of Yersinia bercovieri ATCC 43970 genomic DNA includes:
- the mnmA gene encoding tRNA 2-thiouridine(34) synthase MnmA, whose product MSDNSQKKVIVGMSGGVDSSVSAYLLQQQGYQVAGLFMKNWEEDDGEEYCSAATDLADAQAVCDKLGMELHTVNFAAEYWDNVFELFLAEYKAGRTPNPDILCNKEIKFKAFLEFAAEDLGADYIATGHYVRRQDVNGKSRLLRGLDGNKDQSYFLYTLSHEQLAQSLFPVGELEKPEVRRIAEQLDLVTAKKKDSTGICFIGERKFRDFLGRYLPAQPGPIMTVDGQHVGEHQGLMYHTLGQRKGLGIGGTKDGGDDPWYVVDKDVANNILLVAQGHEHPRLMSVGLIAQQLHWVDRQPITAAFRCVVKTRYRQQDIPCTVTPLDDDRVEVRFDNPVAAVTPGQSAVFYQAEVCLGGGIIEARYPLTDSAPY is encoded by the coding sequence ATGTCAGATAACAGCCAGAAAAAAGTCATCGTCGGTATGTCCGGCGGTGTCGACTCTTCCGTTTCCGCTTACCTGCTCCAGCAACAGGGCTACCAAGTCGCAGGCCTGTTCATGAAGAACTGGGAAGAGGATGATGGCGAAGAGTATTGCTCAGCAGCGACCGATTTGGCCGATGCTCAAGCGGTATGCGACAAGCTGGGCATGGAGTTGCACACCGTCAATTTTGCCGCAGAGTATTGGGACAACGTGTTCGAACTGTTCCTGGCCGAGTATAAAGCTGGGCGCACGCCTAATCCCGATATTCTCTGTAATAAAGAGATCAAATTTAAAGCTTTCCTTGAGTTCGCCGCCGAAGATCTGGGGGCGGACTATATTGCTACCGGTCACTATGTTCGCCGTCAGGACGTTAATGGTAAAAGCCGTTTGTTACGTGGCTTGGATGGCAATAAAGATCAAAGCTACTTCCTTTATACCCTCAGTCACGAACAGCTTGCTCAGAGCCTGTTCCCGGTGGGTGAGTTAGAAAAACCTGAAGTTCGCCGCATCGCCGAGCAGCTTGATCTGGTCACCGCAAAGAAAAAAGACTCTACCGGCATCTGTTTTATTGGCGAACGCAAATTCCGCGATTTCCTTGGCCGCTACCTGCCGGCGCAACCCGGGCCTATCATGACCGTAGACGGCCAGCATGTGGGTGAACATCAGGGCCTGATGTATCACACCTTGGGGCAACGTAAGGGGTTAGGGATTGGTGGCACCAAAGATGGCGGCGATGACCCTTGGTATGTGGTGGATAAAGATGTGGCCAACAATATCTTGCTGGTAGCACAAGGCCATGAACATCCGCGATTAATGTCTGTGGGCCTGATTGCCCAACAGCTACATTGGGTTGATCGTCAACCCATCACTGCCGCTTTCCGCTGTGTGGTGAAAACCCGTTATCGTCAGCAGGATATCCCGTGCACCGTGACCCCACTGGATGATGACCGTGTTGAAGTTCGGTTTGATAATCCGGTGGCGGCAGTTACGCCCGGTCAGTCCGCCGTCTTCTACCAGGCTGAAGTGTGTCTCGGTGGTGGTATTATTGAAGCGCGCTACCCACTGACTGACTCAGCACCCTACTAA
- the hflD gene encoding high frequency lysogenization protein HflD, translating into MAKNYYDITLALAGVCQSARLVQQLAHEGQCDNDALSTVLGGLLQTNPPSTLAVFGGDEQSLKMGLETLQSVLNANRQGPAAELTRYTLSLMVLERKLNANKSAMNTLGERISQLDRQLAHFDLESETMMSSLASIYTDVISPLGPRIQVIGSPAILQSTLVQAKIRATLLAGIRSAVLWQQVGGSRLQLMFSRNRLFKQAQSILAHN; encoded by the coding sequence GTGGCGAAGAACTATTATGATATTACACTGGCATTGGCAGGAGTCTGCCAGTCAGCTCGCTTGGTTCAACAATTGGCCCATGAAGGTCAGTGCGATAATGACGCATTAAGTACCGTGCTGGGGGGGTTGCTGCAAACCAACCCCCCGTCAACACTGGCGGTGTTTGGCGGTGATGAGCAATCCCTGAAAATGGGGTTGGAAACCTTGCAAAGCGTCTTAAATGCCAATCGTCAGGGGCCGGCTGCGGAATTGACCCGCTATACCCTGAGCTTGATGGTGCTGGAACGTAAGCTCAACGCCAATAAGTCAGCCATGAATACCTTAGGTGAACGTATCAGCCAGCTTGATCGCCAACTGGCACATTTTGACCTCGAATCTGAAACTATGATGAGTTCGCTGGCATCTATTTATACTGATGTTATCAGCCCGCTCGGCCCGCGTATTCAGGTCATAGGTTCACCGGCTATTTTACAAAGCACACTGGTGCAGGCAAAAATTCGTGCCACCCTGCTGGCGGGCATCCGCTCAGCCGTGCTTTGGCAACAAGTTGGCGGAAGCCGCTTGCAGTTAATGTTTTCGCGAAATCGTCTGTTTAAGCAGGCACAGAGTATTCTTGCTCATAATTGA
- the purB gene encoding adenylosuccinate lyase has product MELSSLTAVSPIDGRYGDKVSALRSIFSEFGLLKFRVQVEVRWLQKLAACAEIKEVPAFDADANAYLDKIVQEFNEQDAQRIKTIERTTNHDVKAVEYFLKEKVESIPALHAVSEFIHFACTSEDINNLSHALMLQTARQDVVLPMWRQIIDSIKALAHQYRDLPLLSRTHGQPATPSTIGKEFANVAYRMERQFRQLSQVEILGKINGAVGNYNAHIVAYPEVDWHQFSESFVTSLGINWNPYTTQIEPHDYIAELFDCVARFNTILIDFDRDIWGYVALNHFKQKTIAGEIGSSTMPHKVNPIDFENSEGNLGLSNAVLGHLASKLPVSRWQRDLTDSTVLRNLGVGLGYALIAYQATMKGISKLEVNEAHLLEELDHNWEVLAEPIQTVMRRYGIEKPYEKLKELTRGKRVDAAGMQAFIDGLALPEEEKTRLKAMTPANYIGRAASMVDELK; this is encoded by the coding sequence ATGGAATTATCCTCACTGACCGCCGTTTCACCTATTGATGGACGCTACGGCGATAAAGTCAGCGCACTGCGCTCAATCTTCAGCGAATTCGGTTTGCTGAAATTCCGTGTGCAGGTCGAAGTACGTTGGCTGCAAAAACTGGCCGCCTGTGCAGAAATCAAAGAAGTTCCGGCTTTTGATGCCGACGCAAACGCTTACCTCGATAAGATCGTGCAAGAGTTCAATGAGCAGGATGCACAGCGCATCAAAACCATTGAACGTACCACGAACCATGATGTGAAAGCGGTTGAGTACTTCCTCAAAGAGAAGGTGGAGAGCATTCCAGCCTTACATGCGGTGTCAGAATTCATTCACTTCGCTTGTACCTCTGAAGATATCAATAACTTATCCCACGCCTTAATGTTGCAAACCGCCCGCCAGGATGTGGTCTTGCCGATGTGGCGTCAGATTATTGATTCAATTAAAGCGCTGGCCCACCAATACCGTGACTTGCCGCTGCTGTCCCGCACCCATGGCCAACCCGCAACCCCCTCCACTATCGGCAAAGAGTTTGCTAACGTTGCTTACCGTATGGAGCGTCAGTTCCGCCAACTGTCACAAGTGGAAATTCTGGGCAAAATCAATGGTGCTGTCGGCAACTATAATGCGCACATCGTGGCTTATCCTGAAGTTGACTGGCATCAGTTCAGCGAAAGTTTTGTCACATCACTGGGGATTAACTGGAACCCATACACCACTCAAATCGAACCTCACGATTATATTGCTGAGCTTTTTGATTGTGTTGCCCGCTTCAATACTATCCTGATCGATTTTGACCGTGATATCTGGGGTTATGTTGCACTGAATCACTTCAAGCAAAAAACCATCGCCGGCGAAATTGGCTCAAGCACCATGCCGCATAAAGTCAATCCGATTGATTTCGAAAACTCCGAGGGCAACCTTGGGCTATCTAATGCAGTGCTGGGCCATTTGGCTAGTAAGTTACCGGTTTCACGCTGGCAGCGTGATCTCACCGACTCCACTGTGTTGCGAAATCTGGGTGTCGGCCTGGGTTATGCCCTGATCGCCTATCAGGCGACGATGAAAGGGATCAGCAAGCTGGAAGTCAATGAAGCGCACCTGCTGGAAGAGTTGGACCATAACTGGGAAGTTCTGGCTGAGCCAATCCAGACCGTCATGCGCCGCTATGGCATTGAAAAACCGTATGAAAAACTGAAAGAACTTACCCGTGGCAAGCGTGTTGATGCCGCAGGTATGCAGGCGTTTATTGATGGTCTGGCCTTGCCGGAAGAGGAGAAAACTCGCCTGAAGGCCATGACCCCCGCCAACTATATTGGTCGGGCGGCATCCATGGTTGATGAATTAAAGTAA
- the phoP gene encoding two-component system response regulator PhoP, whose product MRVLVVEDNALLRHHLTVQMREMGHQVDAAEDAKEADYFLQEHAPDIAIIDLGLPGEDGLSLIRRWRSHQTNLPILVLTARESWQDKVAVLEAGADDYVTKPFHLEEVIARMQALMRRNIGLASQVIEFPPFQIDLSRRELCVNQQQIKLTAFEYTIIETLIRNSGRVVSKETLMLQLYPDAELRESHTIDVLMGRLRKKLQAEHEGEVITTIRGQGYRFDAS is encoded by the coding sequence ATGCGGGTTTTGGTTGTGGAAGATAACGCTTTGTTGCGCCACCATCTTACGGTGCAAATGCGTGAAATGGGTCATCAGGTCGACGCAGCAGAAGATGCTAAAGAGGCGGACTATTTCCTACAAGAGCACGCCCCAGATATCGCCATTATTGATCTTGGTCTCCCCGGTGAAGATGGATTGAGCCTTATCCGTCGTTGGCGTAGCCACCAAACCAACTTACCCATTTTGGTGCTGACAGCACGTGAGAGCTGGCAAGATAAAGTTGCGGTGCTGGAAGCTGGTGCCGATGATTATGTGACCAAACCCTTCCATCTGGAGGAGGTCATTGCTCGAATGCAAGCTTTGATGCGGCGCAATATTGGTCTGGCGTCTCAGGTCATTGAGTTCCCCCCATTTCAGATTGACCTTTCGCGCCGAGAGTTGTGTGTCAATCAGCAACAGATTAAACTGACGGCCTTCGAATACACCATTATTGAAACCCTCATTCGTAATTCGGGTAGGGTCGTCAGCAAAGAGACACTGATGCTGCAACTGTACCCTGATGCAGAACTACGTGAGAGCCATACCATTGATGTATTAATGGGCCGCTTGCGTAAAAAACTGCAGGCAGAACATGAGGGTGAAGTGATTACGACCATCCGTGGTCAGGGCTACCGTTTTGACGCCAGCTAG
- the phoQ gene encoding two-component system sensor histidine kinase PhoQ — translation MFRKNSKPFSLRARFLMATAGVILALSLSYGMVAVVGYIVSFDKNTFKAHRGESNLFFSLAQWHDNKLSISMPPELELNIPTLILIYDKDGNILWRQRHVPELESRIEKSWLQKPGFYELDTGTHISSMMLGDNQKAQDQLKKYDDTDNSALTHSISVNTYPPTSHLPQLTIVVVDTIPQELQRSDLVWDWFSYVLLANLLLVIPLLWLAAYWSLRPIKALVSQINQLEKGEREQLDENPPRELQSLVRNLNILLTNERQRYTKYRTTLSDLTHSLKTPLAVLQTALRSLRTGKQESIEEIEPIMLEQISRISQQIGYYLHRASMRSEHSVLVREIHSVPALLDSLCSALNKVYQRKGVVLTLDISPEVTFLGDKNDFMEVMGNVLDNACKYCLEFVEITALHSEKQLTIVVEDDGPGIPESKRQLIFERGLRVDTLRPGQGLGLSVAAEIIEQYQGKISITESPLGGAKMMVTFGQQNDYHDD, via the coding sequence ATGTTCAGGAAAAATAGTAAGCCGTTCTCCCTGCGGGCCCGTTTTCTTATGGCAACTGCCGGTGTCATCCTTGCGCTATCACTCTCTTATGGCATGGTGGCGGTGGTGGGCTATATTGTCAGCTTCGATAAGAACACCTTCAAAGCTCACCGTGGTGAAAGTAACCTATTTTTCAGTCTGGCACAGTGGCACGATAATAAACTCAGTATTTCGATGCCCCCTGAACTTGAGCTGAACATCCCTACGCTGATTTTGATTTACGATAAAGATGGCAACATCTTGTGGCGTCAGCGTCATGTCCCTGAACTGGAATCTCGTATCGAAAAAAGCTGGTTACAAAAACCGGGCTTTTACGAACTGGATACTGGAACGCACATCAGTAGCATGATGCTCGGTGATAACCAGAAAGCCCAAGATCAGCTTAAAAAATATGACGATACCGACAACAGCGCCTTAACTCACTCAATCTCCGTCAATACTTATCCCCCGACCTCCCACTTGCCACAACTCACTATTGTGGTCGTCGATACTATCCCGCAGGAGCTACAGCGGTCTGATCTGGTTTGGGACTGGTTTAGCTACGTCTTACTGGCAAATTTACTGTTGGTGATCCCCCTGCTGTGGCTGGCAGCCTATTGGAGTCTACGGCCAATTAAAGCGCTGGTCAGCCAGATCAATCAGCTTGAAAAAGGTGAGCGCGAACAACTGGATGAGAACCCGCCCCGCGAATTACAAAGTTTGGTTCGTAATCTCAATATTTTGCTAACTAATGAACGCCAGCGTTATACCAAATATCGCACCACACTGTCGGATCTCACCCATAGTCTTAAGACCCCACTGGCAGTATTACAGACGGCATTACGCTCTTTGCGTACCGGTAAACAGGAGAGTATCGAGGAAATTGAGCCGATCATGCTTGAGCAGATCAGTAGAATCTCCCAACAAATTGGTTACTACCTGCATCGGGCCAGTATGCGTTCAGAACATAGCGTGCTGGTGCGGGAAATTCACTCTGTTCCTGCCCTGCTAGATAGCCTGTGCAGTGCGCTAAATAAAGTTTACCAGCGTAAAGGGGTCGTATTGACTCTCGATATCTCGCCGGAAGTTACTTTCCTCGGTGATAAAAATGACTTTATGGAGGTGATGGGTAATGTTTTGGATAACGCCTGCAAATACTGTTTGGAATTTGTTGAGATTACCGCCCTACACTCTGAAAAACAGCTCACTATCGTCGTCGAGGATGATGGGCCGGGCATCCCTGAAAGCAAGCGGCAGTTGATTTTCGAGCGCGGTCTGCGGGTGGATACATTACGCCCAGGGCAAGGGCTGGGGTTATCGGTCGCCGCCGAAATAATCGAGCAGTATCAGGGTAAAATTTCCATCACTGAGAGCCCCTTAGGTGGCGCAAAAATGATGGTAACCTTTGGCCAACAAAACGATTATCACGATGATTAA
- a CDS encoding cupin domain-containing protein — protein sequence MDYQLDLDWPDFLQRYWQKRPVILKRGFKNFIDPLSPDELAGLAMENEVDSRLVSHEDGRWQVGHGPFESFDHLGETNWSLLVQAVDHWHEPAAALMRPFRALSDWRMDDLMISFSVPGGGVGPHFDQYDVFIIQGTGRRRWRVGEKTEMKQHCPHPDLLQVAPFDAIIDEEMEPGDILYIPPGFPHEGYALENALNYSVGFRAPNARELVSGFADYILSRELGSYRYSDPDLPLREHPAEVLPQEVDKLRTMMLDLVQQPEHFQNWFGEFISQSRHELDIAPPEPPYQAGDIYELLQQGEALQRLSGLRVLRIGEHCYANGELIDTPHLQAADALCQYFSVDAEKLGDALEDPSFLAMLSAMVNSGYWYFND from the coding sequence ATGGATTACCAACTCGATCTCGATTGGCCCGATTTTCTGCAGCGCTACTGGCAGAAACGTCCCGTTATCCTTAAACGTGGCTTTAAAAATTTTATTGACCCGCTCTCGCCAGACGAGCTTGCCGGATTAGCGATGGAGAATGAGGTCGATAGCCGTCTGGTCAGTCATGAGGATGGTCGCTGGCAAGTGGGTCACGGCCCCTTTGAGAGCTTTGACCACTTAGGTGAAACCAACTGGTCACTGCTGGTTCAGGCGGTTGACCACTGGCACGAACCCGCGGCGGCATTAATGCGCCCCTTCCGTGCGCTTTCTGACTGGCGCATGGATGATTTAATGATCTCCTTCTCAGTACCCGGTGGCGGCGTAGGCCCGCACTTTGACCAATATGACGTCTTTATCATTCAGGGCACCGGTCGGCGGCGCTGGCGGGTCGGCGAAAAAACTGAAATGAAGCAGCATTGCCCACATCCAGATTTGCTGCAAGTGGCCCCCTTCGACGCCATCATTGATGAAGAGATGGAGCCAGGTGATATTCTCTATATCCCACCGGGTTTCCCTCATGAAGGCTATGCACTTGAAAATGCATTGAATTACTCTGTCGGTTTCCGCGCACCGAATGCACGAGAACTGGTCAGTGGCTTTGCTGACTACATACTTTCGCGGGAGTTAGGTAGCTACCGCTACAGTGATCCCGACCTGCCATTGCGCGAACATCCTGCTGAGGTGTTGCCGCAAGAGGTCGATAAGCTCCGTACCATGATGTTGGATTTAGTCCAGCAACCAGAGCACTTCCAAAATTGGTTCGGTGAGTTTATCTCTCAATCGCGCCATGAGTTGGATATTGCACCACCGGAGCCGCCTTATCAGGCCGGTGATATCTATGAGTTGCTCCAGCAAGGCGAAGCGCTGCAACGCCTAAGCGGCCTACGTGTGCTGCGCATTGGTGAGCATTGTTATGCTAACGGTGAGTTGATTGATACACCGCATTTGCAGGCTGCCGACGCATTGTGCCAATATTTCAGTGTTGATGCCGAGAAACTGGGTGACGCACTGGAAGATCCATCATTCCTGGCGATGCTAAGTGCGATGGTGAACAGCGGGTATTGGTATTTTAACGACTAA
- the pepT gene encoding peptidase T, giving the protein MDKLLDRFFNYVSFDTQAKANVKSVPSTEGQRKLAQALQQELQALGLSQVSLSDHGCLMATLPANVSWPVPTIGFIAHLDTSPDFSGKNVNPQILENYRGGDIALGMGDEVLSPVMFPVLHQLLGHTLITTDGKTLLGADDKAGIAEIVTAIVRLKHSQVPHGDIRIAFTPDEEVGKGARFFNVEEFAAQWAYTVDGGGVGELEFENFNAASVTIKIVGNNVHPGSAKGVMVNALSLATRFHQELPVEETPECTEGYEGFYHLQSIKGTVERAEMHYIVRDFNRDGFEARKKNMVDIAKRVGKGLHRDCYIEIIMDDSYYNMREHIIKHPHIIELAQQAMRDCDITPIMKPIRGGTDGAQLSFRGLPCPNIFTGGYNYHGKHEFITLEGMEKAVSVIMRIAELTAKRAKAA; this is encoded by the coding sequence ATGGACAAATTACTCGACCGCTTTTTCAACTATGTCTCTTTTGATACACAAGCAAAAGCTAATGTAAAATCCGTGCCGAGCACTGAAGGGCAGCGCAAGCTTGCTCAGGCATTGCAACAGGAGTTGCAGGCGCTGGGTCTCTCTCAGGTTAGCTTGAGTGACCATGGCTGTCTCATGGCAACATTGCCGGCAAATGTCTCCTGGCCGGTCCCCACCATTGGTTTTATTGCCCATCTTGATACTTCACCTGATTTCTCAGGTAAAAACGTCAATCCACAGATTTTAGAAAATTACCGCGGTGGCGATATTGCCCTAGGGATGGGTGATGAGGTTTTATCTCCGGTTATGTTCCCGGTATTGCATCAGCTACTTGGGCACACCTTGATAACCACTGATGGTAAAACCCTGTTAGGCGCAGATGATAAAGCTGGCATTGCCGAGATAGTCACCGCCATAGTGCGCTTAAAGCACAGCCAGGTTCCTCACGGGGATATCCGCATTGCATTCACACCAGATGAAGAGGTGGGCAAAGGTGCGCGCTTCTTTAATGTGGAGGAGTTTGCTGCGCAGTGGGCTTACACCGTAGATGGTGGCGGTGTCGGTGAGCTGGAGTTTGAGAACTTTAATGCGGCATCAGTGACCATCAAAATTGTAGGGAATAATGTTCATCCCGGCAGTGCTAAAGGGGTGATGGTCAATGCTTTGTCGCTGGCGACTCGTTTCCATCAGGAACTTCCTGTGGAGGAAACACCTGAGTGTACAGAGGGTTACGAAGGTTTCTACCATCTGCAAAGTATCAAAGGCACTGTTGAGCGGGCAGAAATGCACTATATTGTGCGGGACTTCAATCGCGATGGTTTTGAAGCGCGCAAGAAGAATATGGTAGATATTGCCAAGCGGGTCGGGAAAGGTTTACACCGTGATTGCTATATCGAAATCATTATGGATGACAGCTATTACAACATGCGTGAGCATATTATTAAGCATCCGCATATTATTGAACTGGCGCAGCAGGCCATGCGCGATTGTGATATCACCCCGATTATGAAGCCGATCCGTGGCGGAACCGATGGCGCTCAGCTATCCTTCCGTGGGTTGCCTTGCCCAAATATCTTTACCGGCGGTTATAACTATCACGGTAAGCATGAGTTTATTACGCTGGAAGGGATGGAGAAAGCGGTCTCAGTTATTATGCGAATTGCGGAGTTGACCGCTAAACGAGCTAAAGCCGCATAA
- the cobB gene encoding Sir2 family NAD+-dependent deacetylase: protein MRIRHRLCRFRKNKHLRHQRFRSRIFHRDSAAISEMKKPLVVVLTGAGISAESGIRTFRAADGLWEEHQVEDVATPEGYRRDPELVQAFYNARRRQLQQPDIAPNAAHFALADLEAVLGDNFVLVTQNIDNLHERAGSKRVIHMHGELLKVRCTQSGQVLDWPGDLSADERCHCCQFPSPLRPHIVWFGEMPMGMDEIYQALAEADFFISIGTSGHVYPAAGFVHESSLHGAHTVELNLEPSQVESQFDEKHYGLASKVVPEYVREFLTTRGENRQGD from the coding sequence ATGCGCATTCGCCATCGGCTATGTCGGTTTCGCAAGAATAAGCATTTGCGGCATCAACGTTTTCGCTCCCGTATTTTTCATCGGGACAGTGCTGCCATCTCAGAAATGAAGAAACCCTTGGTGGTGGTACTGACGGGAGCGGGTATCTCGGCTGAATCTGGTATTCGTACTTTCCGTGCCGCTGATGGCTTATGGGAAGAGCATCAAGTGGAGGATGTCGCCACGCCTGAGGGGTATCGTCGGGATCCTGAATTAGTCCAAGCTTTTTATAATGCGCGCCGTCGTCAGTTGCAGCAGCCAGATATTGCACCCAATGCCGCTCACTTCGCACTGGCCGATTTGGAAGCGGTGCTTGGTGATAACTTTGTTTTGGTGACTCAGAATATTGATAACCTGCATGAAAGAGCGGGCAGTAAACGAGTGATCCATATGCATGGTGAGCTACTGAAAGTCCGTTGCACGCAGTCTGGCCAAGTGCTGGATTGGCCGGGTGATCTCTCTGCTGATGAGCGCTGCCACTGCTGCCAATTCCCTTCACCGCTGCGGCCGCACATTGTGTGGTTTGGCGAAATGCCGATGGGGATGGATGAGATCTATCAAGCACTGGCTGAAGCTGATTTCTTTATCTCAATTGGCACCTCAGGTCATGTCTATCCTGCTGCCGGGTTTGTGCATGAATCAAGCTTACATGGTGCGCATACCGTCGAGTTGAATCTGGAACCTAGTCAGGTGGAAAGTCAGTTTGATGAGAAGCACTATGGTCTGGCGAGTAAAGTAGTACCAGAATATGTGCGCGAATTTTTAACCACGCGTGGCGAGAATCGTCAGGGCGACTAA
- the nagK gene encoding N-acetylglucosamine kinase: MYYGFDMGGTKIELGVFDANLQRIWHKRVPTPREDYQQLLQTLQSLTLEADAHCGVKGRVGIGIPGLPNADDGTVFTANVPAAMGQSLQGDLSKLIQREVRIDNDANCFALSEAWDPEFRAYPTVLGLILGTGVGGGLIVNGSIVSGRNHITGEFGHFRLPVDALDILGADIPRVPCGCGHNGCIENYISGRGFEWLYQHFTQQSLPATEIIANYNAGEPKAVAHIERFMDVLAVCLGNLLTMLDPHLVVIGGGLSNFAQIYEELPKRLPQHLLRVARLPRIEKARYGDAGGVRGAAFLNLNE, from the coding sequence ATGTATTACGGCTTTGATATGGGTGGCACCAAAATTGAGTTGGGCGTTTTTGATGCCAACCTACAGCGAATCTGGCATAAACGAGTCCCTACGCCACGTGAAGACTATCAACAGTTGCTGCAAACATTACAGAGTTTAACACTGGAAGCAGATGCGCATTGTGGTGTTAAAGGCCGTGTGGGTATTGGTATTCCCGGTTTGCCTAATGCAGATGATGGCACTGTTTTCACCGCCAATGTTCCGGCGGCTATGGGCCAATCATTGCAAGGCGACCTGTCAAAATTGATTCAGCGCGAAGTTCGCATTGATAACGATGCCAACTGTTTTGCGCTGTCTGAAGCTTGGGACCCTGAATTTCGTGCCTATCCAACCGTTTTGGGGCTGATTCTTGGCACAGGGGTTGGCGGTGGTCTGATTGTCAACGGCAGCATTGTTAGTGGACGCAACCATATCACGGGTGAATTTGGTCACTTCCGCTTACCGGTGGATGCGCTAGATATCTTGGGCGCAGATATTCCTCGGGTGCCTTGTGGCTGCGGCCATAATGGTTGTATCGAGAACTATATTTCTGGCCGTGGTTTTGAATGGCTGTATCAGCACTTCACTCAACAATCTTTGCCCGCGACCGAAATTATCGCCAACTATAATGCTGGTGAACCTAAGGCCGTGGCTCATATTGAGCGATTTATGGATGTGCTCGCCGTGTGTCTGGGCAACTTACTGACCATGCTGGACCCCCATTTAGTGGTGATTGGCGGCGGATTATCTAATTTCGCGCAGATCTATGAGGAGCTACCCAAACGCTTACCGCAACACTTATTGCGGGTGGCGCGCTTGCCACGCATTGAAAAAGCGCGTTATGGCGATGCGGGTGGTGTTCGTGGGGCTGCATTTCTGAATTTGAATGAGTAA
- the lolE gene encoding lipoprotein-releasing ABC transporter permease subunit LolE codes for MGALPLSLLIGLRFSRGRRRGGMVSLISVISTLGIALGVTVLIVGLSAMNGFERELKNRILAVVPHGEIAAVNQPFADWSSSLQRIEKVPGILAAAPYINFTGLIENATQLRAVQVKGVDPESEQRLSALPSFVADHAWDNFKAGQQQIILGKGLADALGVKQGSWLTVMIPNSDPEMKLLQPKRIRLQVAGIFQLSGQLDHSLALVPLADAQQYLDMGDSVTGIAIKVDDVYNANKLVRSAGEMSNAYVYISSWIGTYGYMYRDIQMIRTIMYLAMVLVIGVASFNIVSTLVMAVKDKSGDIAVLRTLGAKDGLIRAIFIWYGLLAGLIGSISGVVAGVIISLQLTTIIRGLEQLIGHQFLSGDIYFIDFLPSELHWFDVACVLATALVLSLIASWYPARRASRIDPARVLSGQ; via the coding sequence ATGGGTGCTTTGCCACTTTCGCTCTTAATCGGTTTGCGTTTTAGCCGTGGCCGCCGTCGTGGCGGTATGGTGTCGCTAATTTCGGTGATTTCCACTCTGGGTATTGCCTTGGGTGTTACCGTATTGATCGTCGGCCTAAGTGCGATGAATGGCTTCGAACGTGAGCTGAAAAACCGTATTTTGGCGGTTGTACCTCATGGCGAGATTGCGGCAGTTAATCAGCCATTCGCTGACTGGTCATCAAGCTTACAACGCATTGAAAAAGTGCCGGGTATTCTGGCGGCGGCTCCTTATATCAATTTTACCGGGCTGATTGAAAACGCCACGCAGCTGCGGGCGGTGCAGGTCAAAGGGGTTGATCCCGAGTCTGAGCAGCGCCTTAGCGCATTGCCCAGTTTTGTTGCTGATCACGCCTGGGATAATTTCAAGGCGGGGCAGCAGCAGATTATCTTAGGCAAGGGTCTGGCGGATGCCCTGGGGGTGAAACAGGGTTCTTGGCTGACGGTGATGATCCCCAATAGCGATCCTGAGATGAAACTGCTGCAACCTAAGCGCATTCGTCTACAAGTGGCGGGTATCTTTCAGCTAAGTGGTCAGTTGGATCACAGTCTGGCACTGGTGCCATTGGCTGATGCACAGCAATATCTTGATATGGGTGATAGTGTTACCGGTATCGCCATCAAGGTAGATGATGTTTATAACGCCAATAAACTGGTGCGCAGCGCCGGTGAGATGAGTAACGCCTATGTCTATATCAGCAGCTGGATTGGCACCTATGGCTATATGTACCGAGATATCCAGATGATCCGCACTATCATGTACTTAGCTATGGTGCTGGTGATCGGGGTTGCCAGTTTTAATATTGTGTCTACGTTGGTGATGGCGGTTAAAGATAAGAGTGGTGATATCGCCGTATTGCGCACGTTAGGCGCTAAAGATGGCCTGATCCGGGCCATCTTCATCTGGTATGGCTTGCTGGCCGGGCTTATCGGTAGCATTAGCGGTGTGGTGGCGGGGGTGATTATTTCGCTGCAATTAACCACCATTATCCGCGGTTTGGAACAGCTGATCGGGCATCAATTTTTGTCGGGTGATATCTATTTCATCGATTTCTTGCCGTCAGAGCTGCACTGGTTTGACGTGGCCTGCGTACTGGCAACTGCGCTGGTGCTGAGTTTGATTGCCAGCTGGTATCCTGCGCGTCGTGCCAGTCGTATTGATCCTGCGCGGGTATTGAGCGGGCAGTAG